Proteins from a genomic interval of Polaribacter sejongensis:
- the atpB gene encoding F0F1 ATP synthase subunit A: MGVAQKTIKFLTIAVIALITTTSFAFESGKKTDDQNDGGQVNTKEEVRAYIEHHLKDSHDFAFYSYTNDANERKHVGFPLPVIIWTTEGLVTFMSSEFHHNDDGHVIVEKNGLKFAKIHSKIYELENGAATVSFDDAHHATNASRVLDFSITKSVVGILFAGFLMFLGFSRLAKQYKSRQIPIGFSRVLEPLVLYVRDEIARPNIGEKKYKKFTGFLLTVFFFIWILNLLGLTPFGFNVTGQIAVTLALALFTMVIYLVNGTKDFWMHTLWMPGVPYILRPILAVIELAGFILIKPFSLLVRLFANITAGHFIVMSLIALMVTMKEAFGPVASTGMSLALALFIMVIELLVAFLQAYIFTMLSSLFIGMAVEEHDHH, translated from the coding sequence ATGGGTGTTGCACAAAAAACAATCAAATTTCTTACAATAGCTGTAATAGCTCTTATTACAACTACAAGTTTCGCATTTGAATCAGGTAAAAAGACCGACGACCAAAACGACGGAGGACAAGTAAATACCAAAGAAGAGGTAAGAGCTTATATAGAGCATCACCTTAAAGATTCTCATGATTTCGCATTTTACTCTTACACAAATGATGCCAATGAAAGAAAACATGTAGGTTTTCCTCTTCCTGTTATTATTTGGACTACAGAAGGTTTAGTTACTTTTATGTCATCAGAATTTCATCATAATGACGATGGACATGTAATTGTAGAAAAAAACGGATTAAAATTCGCAAAAATACACAGTAAAATTTACGAGCTAGAAAACGGAGCTGCAACAGTTTCTTTTGATGATGCTCATCATGCTACAAACGCTAGTAGAGTTTTAGACTTTTCTATCACTAAATCTGTTGTAGGTATTTTATTTGCAGGATTCTTAATGTTCTTAGGATTCTCTAGATTAGCAAAACAATATAAATCGAGACAAATACCAATAGGATTTAGTCGTGTTTTAGAGCCTTTAGTTTTATACGTTAGAGACGAAATTGCAAGACCAAACATTGGTGAGAAAAAATATAAAAAATTTACAGGCTTTTTATTAACCGTATTTTTCTTTATCTGGATCTTAAACTTATTAGGTTTAACTCCATTTGGATTTAACGTTACGGGTCAAATTGCTGTAACATTAGCATTGGCATTATTTACAATGGTAATCTATTTAGTAAATGGTACCAAAGATTTTTGGATGCACACATTATGGATGCCAGGTGTACCTTATATTTTAAGACCTATATTAGCAGTTATAGAATTAGCTGGTTTTATTTTAATTAAACCATTTTCATTACTTGTACGTTTATTCGCAAACATTACTGCGGGTCACTTTATTGTAATGAGTTTAATTGCATTAATGGTAACAATGAAAGAAGCATTCGGACCTGTAGCATCTACAGGAATGTCTTTAGCATTGGCTTTGTTTATAATGGTTATTGAATTGCTAGTAGCCTTTTTACAAGCATACATTTTTACAATGTTATCATCATTATTTATTGGAATGGCTGTTGAAGAACATGACCACCACTAA
- a CDS encoding bactofilin family protein, translating into MFSNKSKKPQNKKVMERNVLAKNTKIVGDIKSDGDFRIDGTLEGTLVTKGRVIIGADGFVKGKVECTNADIEGKYSGNLLVLNTLTIKTNANISGEVIIGKLSVEPGATFNATCTMKGAVKELNSSNDKKNRSEKTA; encoded by the coding sequence ATGTTTAGTAATAAAAGTAAAAAACCACAAAATAAAAAAGTTATGGAAAGAAATGTTCTTGCTAAAAATACAAAAATTGTTGGCGACATAAAATCTGATGGTGATTTTAGAATTGATGGAACATTAGAAGGAACATTAGTTACAAAAGGACGAGTTATTATAGGTGCCGATGGTTTTGTTAAAGGAAAAGTAGAATGTACCAATGCAGATATAGAAGGTAAATATTCTGGAAACCTTTTGGTATTAAATACCCTAACCATAAAAACGAACGCAAACATTTCTGGAGAGGTAATAATTGGCAAACTATCTGTAGAACCAGGTGCTACATTTAACGCAACTTGTACTATGAAAGGAGCCGTAAAAGAATTAAATTCTAGTAATGACAAAAAAAACAGATCAGAAAAAACCGCTTAA
- a CDS encoding DUF6168 family protein, with amino-acid sequence MIRIVITYCIALVLLFAICYGIHSFLIEKNQVILHFKLVEIYEFNVGFSVLVCTNFVAFSFVDKFKKKLSYIYLAAILIKLVLFKLAFYDTLFLKETLTVSEKLSLLIPTLIFLSTDAFFVAKLLNKKQ; translated from the coding sequence ATGATTAGAATTGTTATTACGTACTGTATTGCCTTAGTTTTACTTTTCGCTATCTGTTATGGTATTCATAGTTTTCTGATAGAAAAAAACCAAGTGATATTACATTTTAAGCTAGTAGAAATATACGAATTTAATGTTGGTTTCTCTGTATTGGTTTGTACTAATTTTGTTGCATTCTCTTTTGTTGATAAATTCAAGAAAAAATTAAGTTATATATATCTTGCCGCTATTCTTATTAAACTAGTACTGTTTAAATTAGCCTTCTACGACACCCTGTTTCTAAAGGAAACACTAACTGTTTCAGAAAAATTATCGTTGCTAATTCCTACCCTTATTTTTTTATCAACAGATGCATTTTTTGTAGCTAAATTACTGAACAAAAAACAATAA
- a CDS encoding DUF5687 family protein, with protein sequence MISHFLKLEWKQYFRSSHWQKGIALKILMGFFVLYFLVAFLTVGIGGYYLLKKEFPASDPLQLVNSYLLFAILADLIVRYLMQKLPIMNIKPLLILPIPKSKLVHYVLGKSIFSVFNILSLFFYIPFSIILIKEGYNTAGVLGWLATMILIIQSSNFLNFLINKNNKALLIIGAILVSLIGLQKFDIFNVVGYGGAIFNSIYQNPIYALVGVAILAFLYQLNYKQLRNQVYLDEAVATKVEEAKSADLSFTDRLGDVAPFIKNDIRLIWRNKRTKTVFLMSFLFLFYGMIFFSGKTYADMPAMLIFASLFITGGFTLNYGQFIPAWDSSHYKMLMSQSFRYRKFLESKWVLMVTMTTILYVLSFPYLYYGLDIFLMITAGAIFNIGFNSLFLLYAGSFNRKRIDLTKGGFGNTQGTSATQFLVVIPIMGIPMLLFWAFSTLINFNAGIIAIALVGILGFTLKNYVMNFIEKKYIKDKYVMINAFGKEA encoded by the coding sequence ATGATTTCACATTTTTTAAAGCTAGAATGGAAACAATATTTCCGCTCTTCTCATTGGCAAAAAGGCATTGCATTAAAAATACTTATGGGCTTCTTTGTCTTGTATTTTTTAGTCGCTTTTTTAACAGTAGGAATTGGAGGCTATTATCTTTTAAAGAAAGAATTTCCAGCATCAGATCCTTTACAATTGGTAAACTCTTATTTACTTTTTGCAATTCTTGCAGATTTAATTGTTCGGTATTTAATGCAGAAATTACCTATCATGAATATTAAACCGCTACTTATTTTACCAATTCCAAAAAGTAAGTTGGTACATTACGTTTTAGGGAAGTCTATCTTTTCAGTTTTTAATATATTAAGTCTTTTCTTTTACATTCCGTTCTCAATTATATTAATAAAAGAAGGTTATAATACAGCAGGAGTTTTAGGTTGGCTAGCAACCATGATTTTAATTATTCAATCTTCTAATTTTTTAAATTTTTTAATCAACAAAAACAACAAAGCATTACTAATTATTGGTGCAATATTGGTAAGTTTAATTGGTTTACAGAAGTTCGATATTTTTAATGTAGTTGGTTATGGAGGCGCAATCTTCAACTCAATTTATCAAAACCCAATTTACGCATTGGTTGGCGTTGCAATTTTGGCATTTTTATATCAATTAAATTACAAACAATTACGCAACCAAGTGTATTTAGATGAAGCAGTTGCTACTAAAGTAGAAGAAGCAAAATCTGCAGATTTATCTTTTACTGATAGATTAGGTGATGTTGCTCCGTTTATAAAAAATGATATTCGTTTAATTTGGAGAAACAAAAGAACGAAAACGGTATTTTTAATGTCGTTTTTATTCCTTTTTTACGGAATGATATTCTTTTCAGGAAAAACGTACGCAGATATGCCAGCAATGTTAATTTTTGCATCCCTTTTTATTACGGGAGGTTTTACTTTAAATTACGGCCAATTTATTCCAGCTTGGGACAGCTCGCATTATAAAATGTTAATGAGTCAAAGTTTTAGATACCGTAAGTTTTTAGAATCTAAATGGGTTTTAATGGTTACAATGACTACCATTTTATATGTTTTAAGTTTTCCGTATTTATACTACGGACTAGATATTTTTTTAATGATTACAGCCGGTGCTATTTTTAATATTGGTTTTAACTCACTGTTTTTATTATATGCGGGTTCTTTTAATAGAAAAAGAATAGATTTAACAAAAGGAGGTTTTGGAAACACACAAGGTACAAGCGCCACTCAATTTTTAGTTGTTATACCAATAATGGGCATCCCAATGTTATTATTTTGGGCTTTTAGCACACTAATTAACTTTAACGCAGGTATTATTGCCATTGCATTAGTAGGTATTTTAGGGTTTACTTTAAAAAATTATGTGATGAATTTTATCGAAAAAAAATATATAAAAGACAAATATGTTATGATTAACGCTTTTGGTAAAGAAGCATAA
- the trxA gene encoding thioredoxin, producing the protein MTENLTKETFLEKVFNFEESQEWKFKGDKPALIDFYADWCGPCKAIAPVLEVLSEEYEGKIDIYKIDTEAEQELSAAFGIRSIPSMLFCPAEGEPQMANGALPKAELERIIADVLKVTK; encoded by the coding sequence ATGACAGAAAACTTAACAAAAGAAACTTTCTTAGAAAAGGTTTTTAATTTTGAAGAAAGCCAAGAATGGAAATTTAAAGGAGACAAACCAGCATTAATCGATTTTTATGCAGATTGGTGTGGACCATGTAAAGCTATAGCACCTGTTTTAGAGGTTTTATCTGAAGAATACGAAGGTAAAATTGATATTTACAAAATAGACACAGAAGCTGAACAAGAATTATCTGCAGCATTCGGAATTAGAAGCATTCCTTCTATGTTATTTTGTCCTGCAGAAGGAGAACCACAAATGGCAAATGGCGCTTTACCAAAAGCAGAACTAGAACGCATTATTGCAGATGTTTTAAAAGTGACGAAATAA
- a CDS encoding prolyl oligopeptidase family serine peptidase encodes MKNKLIIPILFASAIFVSCNEEVKQKNINLKYPETTKKPVIDSLFGTAVVDNYRWLEDDRSKETEAWVKAENEVTFDYLNKIPYREQLKERLSELWNYEKVGTPFIEGDYTYFSKNNGLQNQSVIYRTKGDSEPEIFLDPNNFSDDGTTSLGSLSFTKDGAIAAYAISEGGSDWRKIIIMDAVSKTIKEDTLVDVKFSGISWYKNEGFYYSSYDKPEGSELSAKTDQHKLYYHQLGTSQKEDVVVFGEKASEKHRYVGGNVSEDNQYLFISASVSTSGNKLFFKDLSKPNSPLVTILEHTDSDTYPIENIGSKVYLVTNLNAPNKKVVTVDVANPTSENWKDFIPETENVLSLNSGAGYFFATYMVDAVSKVLQYGFDGKLIREVKLPGIGTAGGFGGKTAAKELYFSFTNYSTPGSSYKFNPEDGTYESYWKPSIAFNTDAYTSKQVFYTSKDGTKVPMIITHKKGVELNGKNPTILYGYGGFNVSLTPSFSIANAVWMEQGGVYAVPNLRGGGEYGKKWHDAGTQLKKQNVFDDFIAAAEYLISEKYTSSEFLAIRGGSNGGLLVGATMTQRPELMKVALPAVGVLDMLRYHTFTAGAGWAYDYGTADDNKEMFEYLKGYSPVHNVKEGVQYPATLVTTGDHDDRVVPAHSFKFAAELQAKQSGDNPTLIRIETNAGHGAGTPVAKTIEQYADIFGFTLFNMGFEQLPNPLSAKIKS; translated from the coding sequence ATGAAAAATAAATTAATCATTCCTATTTTATTTGCAAGTGCAATATTTGTTTCTTGTAACGAAGAAGTCAAACAAAAAAACATCAATTTGAAATACCCAGAAACAACTAAAAAACCAGTAATAGATTCACTTTTTGGAACCGCTGTTGTAGACAATTATCGTTGGTTAGAAGATGATAGAAGTAAAGAAACCGAAGCTTGGGTAAAGGCAGAAAACGAGGTTACTTTCGATTACTTAAATAAGATTCCGTACAGAGAACAATTAAAAGAGCGTTTGTCTGAATTATGGAATTATGAAAAAGTAGGAACCCCTTTTATAGAAGGCGATTACACGTATTTTTCTAAAAATAACGGATTGCAAAATCAGAGTGTTATTTATAGAACCAAAGGAGATTCTGAACCAGAAATTTTCTTAGATCCAAATAATTTTTCTGATGACGGAACTACTTCTTTAGGCTCGTTAAGTTTTACTAAAGATGGGGCAATTGCTGCTTATGCAATTTCTGAAGGAGGTTCTGATTGGCGTAAAATTATCATTATGGATGCAGTTTCTAAAACCATAAAGGAAGATACGTTGGTAGATGTAAAATTCTCAGGAATCTCGTGGTACAAAAACGAAGGTTTTTATTATTCTAGTTACGATAAACCTGAGGGAAGTGAGTTGTCTGCAAAAACAGATCAACACAAATTGTATTATCATCAATTAGGAACATCACAAAAAGAAGATGTTGTAGTTTTTGGTGAAAAGGCGTCAGAAAAACACCGTTATGTTGGTGGAAATGTTTCTGAAGACAATCAATACCTTTTTATCTCTGCAAGTGTATCAACCTCTGGAAATAAGTTATTTTTTAAAGACCTTTCTAAACCAAATAGTCCGTTGGTAACTATTTTAGAGCATACAGATAGTGATACCTATCCGATAGAAAATATTGGAAGTAAAGTGTATTTGGTAACAAACTTAAATGCGCCAAATAAAAAGGTAGTAACTGTTGATGTTGCAAACCCAACTTCAGAAAACTGGAAAGATTTTATTCCGGAAACAGAAAATGTATTGAGTTTAAATTCTGGTGCAGGTTATTTCTTTGCAACGTATATGGTAGATGCCGTTTCTAAAGTATTGCAATACGGTTTTGATGGAAAATTAATTAGAGAAGTAAAATTACCAGGAATTGGAACTGCTGGCGGTTTTGGAGGAAAAACAGCAGCGAAAGAATTGTATTTTTCTTTTACCAATTATAGTACGCCAGGTTCGTCATACAAATTCAACCCAGAAGACGGAACATATGAATCTTATTGGAAACCTTCAATCGCTTTTAATACTGATGCATATACAAGTAAACAAGTTTTTTATACCTCTAAAGACGGAACAAAAGTCCCGATGATTATTACTCATAAAAAAGGAGTGGAGTTAAACGGTAAAAACCCAACTATTTTATATGGTTACGGTGGGTTTAATGTCAGTTTAACACCTTCTTTTAGTATTGCAAACGCAGTTTGGATGGAACAAGGTGGTGTATATGCAGTGCCTAATTTAAGAGGTGGAGGAGAATATGGTAAAAAATGGCACGATGCAGGAACGCAATTAAAAAAACAAAATGTTTTTGACGATTTTATAGCAGCTGCAGAATATTTAATTTCAGAAAAATATACTTCTTCAGAGTTTTTAGCAATTCGTGGTGGTTCTAATGGCGGATTATTAGTGGGAGCAACCATGACGCAAAGACCCGAATTAATGAAGGTTGCTTTGCCTGCAGTTGGTGTTTTAGATATGTTGCGTTACCATACATTTACTGCTGGAGCAGGATGGGCGTATGATTACGGAACCGCAGATGATAACAAAGAAATGTTCGAGTATTTAAAAGGCTATTCGCCAGTACATAATGTAAAAGAAGGTGTGCAATATCCGGCAACTTTAGTAACTACCGGAGATCATGATGATAGAGTAGTGCCAGCACATAGTTTTAAATTTGCAGCAGAATTGCAAGCAAAACAGTCTGGAGATAATCCTACATTAATAAGAATTGAAACCAATGCAGGTCATGGAGCAGGAACACCTGTTGCAAAAACCATTGAGCAATATGCAGATATTTTTGGTTTTACGTTATTCAATATGGGTTTTGAGCAATTGCCAAATCCGTTATCTGCTAAAATTAAATCGTAA
- a CDS encoding tetratricopeptide repeat protein: MNYTKKIVLAIAVFSVINSCSTRKDTVISRNWHALNTKYNVLFNGKEAFNKGVEDINEGYKDDWFTQIPIEPIKFEEDKVTIPNLNTGMGAGFNDDNGNEEDKATTPFGIAEEKAVKAIQKHGMNIKDVERNRQIDDAYLLLGKARYYEQRFIPAIEAFNYVIATYPDADLIAETKIWRAKANIRNDNEEFAIESLKLLLQVKDTLEVDLPEITREQGYTALAMAYIKSDSIDNAKKYLNKATETLNNRNQGARNLFVLGQIYSSEHKKDSASLAFQRIIDFRKAPYKYKMHAHIELAKNSTSDSTSSAILEKIQDLIEERENRPYLDELYYQAGYLHEQNDSINLAVAFYNKSLRAESDNVKQKTFTYEKLGNINYKNSKYIVASSYYDSIINIAADTLNLKFRRIKRKHKNLASLINFENTVAKNDSILRIVALSKPEQEAFFQKYIDDLKEKDEEAAQLKLNQQAFGDTFGGNILKSNTKGKWYFYNSQSISFGKTEFSKIWGNRALEDNWRWSGKTATNIAENDSLVVNTKNLRYDLASYLETVPTEKEKIDTLNINRNLALYELGVIYKEQFKDTKLALDRLERVNGLNPSKELVLPINWHLYQIYNELGSAIKTNQHKNIILTDYPTTKFAQIIRNPNKPLEEAVSINEIEETYKEIYYLYKEDKFEETEAKINEMLPTLQDSKLLPKFELLKAYAIGKYQDIETYKIAMDFVAVSYGNTEEGKKAKEIVKQLSK, translated from the coding sequence GTGAATTACACCAAAAAAATAGTTTTAGCAATTGCTGTATTTTCAGTTATAAACTCTTGTAGCACAAGAAAAGATACTGTAATTAGTAGAAACTGGCATGCCTTAAACACAAAGTACAATGTGTTGTTTAATGGTAAAGAAGCTTTTAATAAAGGAGTTGAAGACATTAACGAAGGCTATAAAGATGATTGGTTTACACAAATACCTATAGAACCTATTAAATTTGAAGAAGACAAAGTTACCATACCAAATCTAAATACTGGTATGGGTGCTGGTTTTAATGACGACAACGGAAACGAAGAAGATAAAGCCACCACTCCTTTTGGTATTGCAGAAGAAAAAGCTGTAAAAGCAATCCAAAAACACGGAATGAATATTAAAGATGTAGAGCGCAACAGACAAATTGATGATGCGTATCTATTATTAGGAAAAGCCCGTTATTATGAACAACGTTTTATACCTGCCATAGAAGCATTTAATTATGTAATTGCTACGTATCCGGATGCAGATTTAATTGCAGAAACTAAAATATGGAGAGCAAAAGCAAATATTAGAAATGATAATGAAGAGTTCGCTATTGAATCTCTAAAATTACTTCTTCAGGTAAAAGACACACTAGAAGTAGATTTACCAGAAATAACGAGAGAACAAGGATATACTGCTTTAGCAATGGCCTATATAAAATCTGACAGTATAGATAACGCTAAAAAGTATCTAAATAAAGCTACAGAAACACTAAATAATAGAAACCAAGGTGCTAGAAATCTATTTGTTTTAGGTCAGATTTACAGTTCAGAACATAAAAAAGATTCCGCATCACTTGCATTTCAGAGAATTATCGACTTTAGAAAAGCGCCCTACAAATACAAAATGCATGCCCATATAGAATTGGCAAAAAACTCTACTAGCGACTCTACTTCCAGTGCTATCTTAGAAAAAATTCAAGACTTAATTGAAGAAAGAGAAAACAGACCTTATTTAGATGAATTGTATTATCAAGCTGGTTATTTACACGAGCAAAACGATAGTATAAATTTAGCTGTAGCGTTTTATAATAAATCTCTTAGAGCTGAATCTGACAATGTAAAACAGAAAACATTTACCTACGAAAAATTAGGGAACATCAATTATAAAAATTCAAAATACATCGTTGCAAGTTCTTATTATGATAGTATTATAAACATTGCAGCCGACACTTTAAACTTAAAATTTAGACGTATTAAAAGAAAGCACAAAAACTTAGCTTCTTTAATTAATTTTGAAAATACTGTTGCTAAAAATGATAGTATTTTAAGAATTGTTGCACTTTCTAAGCCCGAACAAGAAGCTTTTTTTCAAAAATACATAGACGATTTAAAAGAGAAAGATGAAGAAGCAGCTCAGTTAAAATTAAATCAGCAAGCCTTTGGCGATACCTTTGGTGGAAACATTTTAAAATCAAACACCAAAGGAAAATGGTATTTCTACAATTCTCAATCGATAAGTTTTGGTAAAACAGAATTTTCAAAAATTTGGGGAAACAGAGCTTTAGAAGATAATTGGAGATGGTCTGGAAAAACAGCTACCAACATTGCAGAAAATGACTCTTTAGTAGTAAATACAAAGAATTTACGTTACGATTTAGCGAGCTACTTAGAAACGGTTCCTACTGAAAAAGAAAAAATAGACACTTTAAATATCAACCGAAATCTAGCTTTATATGAATTGGGTGTTATTTATAAAGAGCAATTTAAAGACACTAAACTAGCCTTAGATAGATTAGAAAGAGTAAATGGTCTAAACCCTAGCAAGGAATTAGTTTTACCAATTAACTGGCATTTATATCAAATTTATAATGAGTTAGGTAGTGCTATAAAAACTAATCAACATAAAAACATCATTCTTACAGACTATCCTACCACTAAGTTTGCACAAATAATAAGAAATCCGAATAAACCTCTTGAAGAAGCCGTTTCTATAAATGAAATAGAAGAGACTTATAAAGAAATCTATTATCTATATAAAGAAGATAAGTTTGAAGAAACCGAAGCCAAAATAAACGAAATGCTTCCAACATTACAAGACTCAAAATTATTGCCAAAATTCGAGCTATTAAAAGCTTACGCTATAGGAAAATACCAAGATATAGAAACTTATAAAATTGCAATGGACTTTGTAGCTGTTAGCTACGGAAATACAGAAGAAGGAAAGAAAGCAAAAGAAATAGTAAAACAATTAAGTAAGTAA
- a CDS encoding PadR family transcriptional regulator: MGNQKLYKGSLQTIILKLLETNDKMYGYEITQKVKELTKGELKITEGALYPALHKLEADGLLDVEVAKVGNRLRKYYKLTESGTKETANKLDEMQEFLRTMQQLVNPKLSLE; encoded by the coding sequence ATGGGAAATCAGAAATTATATAAAGGCTCTTTACAAACCATCATTTTAAAGTTGTTAGAAACGAATGATAAAATGTACGGTTATGAAATTACACAAAAAGTGAAAGAACTCACCAAAGGCGAATTAAAAATTACCGAAGGTGCTTTGTATCCTGCATTGCACAAATTAGAAGCCGATGGTTTGTTAGATGTTGAGGTTGCTAAAGTTGGTAACAGACTTCGAAAATATTACAAACTTACCGAAAGTGGCACTAAAGAAACCGCCAACAAATTGGATGAAATGCAAGAGTTTTTAAGAACGATGCAACAATTGGTGAATCCTAAATTAAGTTTGGAGTAA
- a CDS encoding flavin-containing monooxygenase — MKDYIIIGAGQSGLAIAYHLAKQNANFLIVDANKETGEPWLKRWDSLKLFTPSEFNSLPGMEFPYKKGHYANKYEVADYLKAYVFKFNIPIEFNQRITSLKKENGIFTLKSEDKTFEAKNVIIATGPFHKPFTPSCHKKISKDIFQIHSEHYKSPDQLKEGATLVVGAGDSGVQILNEISKAKKKVYFSGKTDIVSLPQELLGKTLWWWFSKVGFLTANKYSFIGKKLSNNGQPVIGTDVKTLFKKENITCVGRTLDANEETITFEKQQVTDIKNIVWATGFKPNFNWIENIKLDENQYPKNYRGVSDMEGLYFIGLPWLYTRGSATLGGVKKDAKYLCNYIAKKQKDSH; from the coding sequence ATGAAGGATTATATAATTATAGGAGCAGGACAATCTGGACTTGCGATTGCGTATCATTTAGCCAAACAAAATGCTAATTTTTTAATTGTTGATGCAAATAAAGAAACTGGTGAACCTTGGTTAAAACGATGGGATTCTCTAAAATTATTTACGCCTTCGGAATTTAATAGTTTACCAGGAATGGAATTTCCTTATAAAAAAGGACATTATGCTAACAAATACGAAGTTGCCGATTATTTAAAAGCGTATGTTTTTAAGTTTAATATTCCCATTGAATTTAACCAACGTATAACTTCTTTAAAAAAAGAGAATGGTATTTTTACTTTAAAAAGTGAAGACAAAACTTTTGAAGCAAAAAATGTAATTATTGCAACCGGTCCGTTTCATAAACCATTTACACCGAGTTGTCATAAAAAAATATCAAAAGACATTTTTCAAATTCATAGTGAACATTATAAAAGTCCGGATCAATTAAAAGAAGGCGCAACTTTAGTTGTTGGTGCTGGAGATTCTGGCGTACAAATTTTAAATGAAATTTCTAAAGCTAAGAAAAAGGTTTACTTTTCTGGTAAAACAGATATTGTTTCGCTTCCTCAAGAACTTTTAGGAAAAACATTGTGGTGGTGGTTTAGTAAAGTAGGTTTTTTAACGGCGAATAAATATTCTTTTATCGGAAAAAAATTGAGCAATAACGGTCAGCCAGTTATTGGTACAGATGTAAAAACGTTGTTTAAAAAAGAAAATATTACTTGCGTTGGGAGAACGTTAGATGCCAATGAAGAAACCATCACTTTCGAGAAACAACAAGTTACCGATATTAAAAACATCGTTTGGGCAACCGGTTTTAAACCAAATTTTAATTGGATAGAAAACATCAAATTAGACGAAAATCAGTATCCTAAAAATTACAGAGGCGTAAGCGACATGGAAGGTTTGTATTTTATTGGTTTACCATGGTTATACACAAGAGGTTCTGCCACTTTAGGAGGCGTAAAAAAAGACGCAAAATACTTATGTAATTATATTGCTAAAAAACAAAAAGATAGCCATTAA
- the atpE gene encoding ATP synthase F0 subunit C, whose product MYNLIGAGLIVIGGGLGLGQIGGKAMESIARQPEAAGKIQTAMIIIGALLEGLAFGALILGK is encoded by the coding sequence ATGTACAATTTAATTGGAGCAGGATTAATCGTAATCGGAGGAGGACTTGGATTAGGTCAAATCGGTGGAAAAGCAATGGAAAGTATTGCTCGTCAACCTGAAGCAGCTGGTAAAATTCAAACCGCAATGATCATCATTGGTGCCTTATTAGAAGGATTAGCATTTGGTGCATTAATCTTAGGGAAATAA
- a CDS encoding ABC transporter ATP-binding protein gives MITIDTITKKYGKTEVLNVTSVEIPTGQSFGLVGNNGAGKTTLFNILLDLIRPTTGSITNHKIVVNQSEDWKNFTGSFIDESFLIGYLTAEEYFDFIGDLRGMNKADVTSFLTQFDDFFNEEIIGKKKHLRDLSKGNQKKAGIVAALMGNPKVVILDEPFANLDPTTQIRLKTIIKKLTENRDITVLISSHDLTHVTEVCERIVVLDKGNVVKDIETSTETLEELESYFSVEA, from the coding sequence ATGATTACAATAGATACAATTACTAAAAAATACGGAAAAACAGAAGTTTTAAATGTAACATCAGTAGAAATACCTACCGGACAAAGCTTTGGTTTAGTAGGCAATAACGGCGCAGGAAAAACAACTTTGTTTAATATACTTTTAGATTTAATTAGACCTACAACAGGGAGTATTACAAACCATAAAATTGTTGTAAACCAAAGTGAAGATTGGAAAAACTTTACAGGTTCTTTTATAGATGAATCTTTTTTAATTGGTTATTTAACTGCAGAAGAATATTTCGATTTTATTGGAGATTTACGCGGCATGAACAAAGCAGATGTAACATCTTTTCTAACTCAGTTTGATGATTTCTTTAACGAAGAAATTATAGGAAAGAAAAAACACCTGAGAGATTTAAGTAAAGGAAACCAGAAAAAAGCCGGAATTGTTGCTGCGTTAATGGGAAATCCTAAAGTTGTAATTCTAGACGAACCTTTTGCTAATTTAGATCCAACCACACAAATAAGATTAAAAACGATTATTAAAAAGTTAACCGAAAACAGAGATATTACCGTTTTAATTTCTAGTCACGATTTAACCCACGTAACCGAAGTTTGTGAGCGAATTGTAGTTTTAGACAAGGGGAATGTGGTAAAAGATATAGAAACATCTACAGAAACTTTAGAGGAATTAGAAAGCTATTTTTCTGTAGAAGCTTAG
- a CDS encoding AtpZ/AtpI family protein — protein MTKKTDQKKPLNKAIRLSGAGLQMGLTIYLGSLLGKWLDLKFNTAFLTEAITLFAIFVATYSLIKQANKIND, from the coding sequence ATGACAAAAAAAACAGATCAGAAAAAACCGCTTAATAAAGCAATAAGACTCTCTGGTGCGGGTTTGCAAATGGGGCTAACTATATATTTAGGTTCATTGTTAGGTAAATGGTTAGATCTAAAATTTAACACTGCTTTTTTAACAGAAGCTATTACATTATTTGCCATCTTTGTAGCAACCTATTCTTTGATAAAACAAGCCAATAAAATTAATGATTAG